In one Lycium barbarum isolate Lr01 chromosome 7, ASM1917538v2, whole genome shotgun sequence genomic region, the following are encoded:
- the LOC132604090 gene encoding probable E3 ubiquitin-protein ligase RHG1A: MQGQRSGIGALRETLGLSSDGGVDQQICWNNLQNPAQTNLPDYMVSSNETNSPFFNPMSQERQNATGWSLGESSSSIAPNYASRSERKTDHGWSSTMTAYPGSSDILSLSNIEENLNSNRVDNNSLFSQGSSSSTMPHDINRNPVFEGQNDNNDDDVDDCQVMECTPCISDRPGQERMSSARPSGTNGYLMDDNDGRPESSLDGRRFCKRKTLEGYLAQPSGSGSSDHIPLAENSLWHSVPAPHSMSIDTNISAPTETPLDTPASRSAESSHRNFRVRINDSLQQDYLPSNLFPAVDDVGNVNLSSEQQFPELLPNIPLDLRSVSAADSGNTQSHPVVTHVPSLHRRAHARWNSASSSRTGSSSSFARERNSAIFEEPNSRNISQHPMFIPSTDGRNLNQNPDNSNLSGRNISVAGNVASSSTRVLHRSPQYHRRLSELVRRSLLSSAGSGSGGHNGNSRPLRLSSSVSQEMALSGNHEHRTSSSRSAMMSERHLDSWRSLAGAREGRSRLVTEIRNVLDLMRRGEDLSVEDVMILDQSVFFGMPDIHDHHRDMRLDVDNMTYEELLALEERIGDVCTGLSEEAISSHLKQRNYICIKTEEPEDAEPCCICREEYNDGDDLGTLECGHDFHKDCIKQWLMQKNLCPVCKTTGLTT; the protein is encoded by the exons ATGCAGGGGCAAAGGAGTGGCATCGGTGCTCTGCGGGAAACTTTAGGTTTGTCTAGTGATGGTGGTGTAGATCAGCAGATATGTTGGAATAATTTGCAAAATCCTGCACAAACTAACCTGCCAGATTATATGGTTTCTTCTAATGAGACCAATAGTCCATTCTTCAATCCTATGAGCCAAGAAAGACAGAATGCAACCGGATGGAGTTTAGGAGAATCCAGCTCCTCTATTGCACCGAATTATGCAAGTCGGAGCGAACGGAAAACAGATCATGGATGGTCATCCACAATGACTGCTTATCCTGGATCTTCTGATATTCTGTCACTGAGTAATATCGAAGAAAATTTAAATAGCAATCGAGTAGATAACAACAGTTTATTTTCTCAAGGTTCTAGTTCTAGCACCATGCCTCATGATATCAACAGAAATCCAGTCTTTGAGGGGCAGAACgacaataatgacgatgatgttGATGACTGTCAAGTAATGGAGTGTACTCCATGCATATCAGATAGACCAGGACAAGAGCGGATGTCATCTGCTAGACCTTCTGGAACTAATGGATATTTGATGGATGATAATGATGGCAGGCCAGAAAGTTCACTGGATGGTAGGCGCTTTTGTAAGAGAAAAACACTCGAAGGATATCTAGCGCAACCTTCAGGAAGTGGAAGTTCTGATCATATTCCTcttgctgaaaatagcttatgGCATTCTGTACCTGCCCCACATAGTATGAGTATAGATACAAATATCTCTGCACCAACAGAAACTCCTCTAGATACACCGGCTTCAAGAAGTGCAGAAAGTTCTCATAGAAATTTCAGGGTTAGGATTAATGACTCACTTCAGCAAGATTATCTTCCTAGTAATCTGTTTCCTGCTGTGGATGATGTTGGAAATGTTAATCTGTCATCTGAACAGCAATTTCCGGAGCTCCTTCCTAATATCCCTTTGGATTTGAGGTCCGTGTCTGCTGCAGATAGTGGAAATACTCAAAGTCATCCTGTTGTAACACATGTTCCTTCTCTGCATCGACGTGCTCATGCTAGGTGGAATTCAGCATCAAGTTCCAGAACTGGCAGTTCATCAAGTTTTGCTCGAGAGAGAAATTCAGCAATATTTGAAGAGCCTAACTCAAGAAACATCTCACAACATCCTATGTTCATACCTTCAACTGATGGGAGAAACTTGAACCAAAATCCTGACAACTCGAATTTAAGTGGAAGAAATATTTCTGTTGCTGGAAATGTCGCGTCCTCTTCTACTAGGGTTCTTCACAGATCTCCTCAATATCACCGGAGGCTGTCAGAATTAGTCCGTAGATCTTTGTTGTCTTCAGCTGGCAGTGGATCTGGAGGTCATAATGGTAATAGTCGTCCACTACGTTTGAGTTCTTCTGTCTCACAGGAGATGGCACTTTCTGGAAACCATGAGCATCGTACATCGAGTTCAAGGTCAGCAATGATGTCGGAGCGACATCTTGATTCCTGGAGGAGTTTGGCTGGTGCACGTGAAGGAAGAAGCAGGCTAGTCACTGAG ATTCGCAATGTGTTAGATCTTATGCGCAGGGGTGAGGACCTAAGCGTTGAG GATGTTATGATCCTTGATCAGTCAGTCTTCTTTGGGATGCCGGATATTCATGATCACCATAGGGATATGCGGCTTGATGTTGATAATATGACATATGAG GAGTTATTGGCACTTGAGGAGCGCATCGGTGATGTTTGCACTGGGCTAAGTGAAGAAGCTATTTCGAGTCATTTGAAGCAGCGGAATTATATTTGCATAAAAACAGAAGAACCCGAGGATGCAGAACCATGCTGCATATGTCGG GAAGAATATAATGATGGAGATGATCTTGGAACGCTGGAGTGTGGCCACGATTTCCATAAGGACTGCATTAAGCAATGGCTCATGCAAAAGAATTTATGCCCGGTATGCAAAACAACGGGGCTTACTACATAA